Proteins from a single region of Amycolatopsis sp. CA-230715:
- a CDS encoding phage major capsid protein, with protein MSDKITQLADELKKHLNDAKTIAAKADDEGRDFTDDERSAVTEAMAKAQETKKALDAAKADSSVRAAIQDLGDAVGLVDAEAEAKGRREQADREGYKASTRASVGETFITSEQYKDLLLSAPNGQFAKDMRVQSRPVGYKDLVTGLSPTSGGAFRTEDYRGVLVGPDRFFRPLTLRQLVTGGTTTSDQIEYARITGWHNAAAPVPEATTAAAVGSGDPEVTPVQAGVKPESGFSTVRVSTPVRTIAHWMPVTKRALSDAAQVRTLIDNFLEVGLEEELEDQMIAGDGTGENFEGLATVSGTQTQAAVPDPAGKPAGFGKLLAVRRAKTKVRTVGRSVANGVVIHPNDLETLDEISDMQGRFYFGGPAGANGTQPLWGLPVIESEAATPGTAWVGDFRKAILWDRQQASLTVTDSHADFFIRNLVAILAELRAAFGVIQPSAFCKVTLV; from the coding sequence TTGAGCGACAAGATCACCCAGCTCGCCGATGAGCTGAAGAAGCACCTGAACGACGCCAAGACCATCGCCGCCAAGGCCGACGACGAGGGCCGCGACTTCACCGACGACGAGCGGTCCGCGGTCACCGAAGCCATGGCCAAGGCCCAGGAAACGAAGAAGGCCCTGGACGCGGCCAAAGCGGACAGCTCGGTGCGAGCGGCCATTCAGGACCTCGGCGACGCCGTGGGCCTGGTTGACGCCGAGGCCGAGGCGAAAGGCCGGCGGGAGCAAGCCGACCGCGAGGGTTACAAGGCCAGCACCCGCGCCAGCGTCGGCGAAACGTTCATCACCTCCGAGCAGTACAAGGACCTGCTGCTGTCCGCCCCGAATGGACAGTTCGCCAAGGACATGCGGGTCCAGTCCCGCCCGGTCGGGTACAAGGACTTGGTCACCGGTCTCTCGCCGACCTCGGGCGGGGCGTTCCGCACGGAGGACTACCGGGGTGTCTTGGTCGGACCCGACCGGTTCTTCCGGCCGCTGACCCTGCGCCAGCTCGTCACCGGCGGCACCACGACCTCGGACCAGATCGAGTACGCCCGCATTACCGGGTGGCACAACGCAGCCGCTCCCGTTCCCGAGGCCACCACGGCGGCGGCTGTGGGCTCGGGCGACCCCGAGGTCACTCCCGTGCAGGCTGGTGTGAAGCCGGAGTCCGGGTTCTCTACGGTGCGGGTGTCCACGCCCGTGCGCACCATCGCGCATTGGATGCCCGTGACGAAGCGGGCGCTGTCGGACGCCGCGCAGGTGCGTACCCTCATCGATAACTTCCTCGAGGTCGGTCTTGAGGAAGAACTCGAAGACCAGATGATCGCGGGCGATGGCACCGGCGAGAACTTCGAAGGTCTGGCCACTGTGTCCGGAACCCAGACCCAGGCCGCCGTCCCCGACCCCGCCGGAAAGCCCGCAGGTTTCGGGAAGCTCCTGGCGGTGCGCCGCGCCAAGACCAAGGTGCGCACGGTCGGGCGTTCGGTCGCCAACGGGGTCGTGATCCACCCGAACGACCTGGAGACCCTGGACGAGATCTCCGACATGCAGGGCCGGTTCTATTTCGGCGGCCCGGCCGGGGCGAACGGCACGCAACCGCTGTGGGGCCTGCCGGTCATCGAGTCCGAAGCCGCCACCCCGGGAACCGCGTGGGTGGGCGATTTCCGCAAGGCGATCCTGTGGGATCGCCAGCAGGCTTCGTTGACGGTGACCGACAGCCACGCGGACTTCTTCATCCGAAACCTGGTCGCGATCCTCGCCGAGCTGCGCGCCGCGTTCGGCGTGATCCAGCCGTCCGCGTTCTGCAAGGTCACCCTCGTCTGA
- a CDS encoding HK97 family phage prohead protease produces the protein MKRKTCPVRIKAAGEQDGTEDGVFEAIVAAYNVDSVGDKILPGAFADTLDEWKSSGDPIPVLWSHMSHDPEYHIGYVEDAEEREDGLWVRARIDLDEPKASKVYRLLKGRRVRQFSFAYDVQEGGWIEEKDGEDGDEGYYELRKLKLYEVGPTLIGANQDTELLTVKAPATTDTPAHRAEAEPAAPSAKAGRTLSAKNETSLRDALGKIAEGAEAIETVLSSLDSGDEDKSTGPAGDLPAPPVDAPSKAASSALLRATLALLDAES, from the coding sequence ATGAAGAGGAAGACGTGCCCGGTCCGGATCAAGGCGGCCGGGGAACAGGACGGCACCGAGGACGGGGTGTTCGAGGCCATTGTGGCCGCCTACAACGTGGACTCCGTCGGGGACAAGATCCTGCCCGGCGCGTTCGCCGACACCCTGGACGAGTGGAAGTCCTCCGGTGACCCGATTCCCGTGCTGTGGTCGCACATGTCCCACGACCCCGAGTACCACATCGGCTACGTCGAGGACGCCGAGGAACGCGAGGACGGGTTGTGGGTCCGCGCTCGCATCGACCTCGACGAGCCCAAAGCGAGCAAGGTCTACCGCCTGCTCAAAGGGCGTCGCGTCCGGCAATTCAGCTTCGCCTACGACGTGCAAGAAGGCGGCTGGATCGAGGAGAAGGACGGCGAGGACGGCGATGAGGGCTACTACGAGCTGCGCAAGCTCAAGCTGTACGAGGTCGGCCCCACACTGATCGGCGCGAACCAGGACACGGAGCTGCTGACCGTGAAGGCTCCGGCCACGACGGACACTCCGGCCCACCGCGCCGAAGCCGAGCCTGCCGCGCCGTCCGCGAAGGCGGGGCGGACGCTGTCGGCGAAGAACGAGACCTCGCTGCGCGATGCCCTGGGCAAGATCGCCGAGGGCGCCGAAGCCATCGAGACCGTGCTGTCCAGCCTGGACAGCGGAGACGAGGACAAGTCCACCGGTCCCGCGGGCGACCTGCCCGCGCCGCCGGTCGACGCACCGTCCAAAGCCGCCAGCTCCGCTCTGCTGCGGGCGACGCTGGCCCTGCTGGACGCCGAGTCGTAG
- a CDS encoding phage portal protein, whose amino-acid sequence MVSQGVLESVHQYQTATIPVGGSIMLADGLAQDYATIWRTQPQVRTVVSFLARNIAQLGIHVYRRMSDVDRVRITDHPVGELLSKPNGFTTRYRLIEALVSDLAIYDNAVLAKVDTLGLVRLDPRYVTPISANQFTVETYRYRGTTGYRDLPAEQVIHFRGYNPEDGRWGCSPMETLRRTLSEEYQAGQYREQLWRNGARLMGYLKRPLEAPEWGEAARDRFRRSWQAQYTGTGAKAGGTPILEDGMDFVPASVTPEAAQYIEARKLTREEVAAAYHIPLPMVGILDHATFSNIQEQHKNLYQDTLGPWLTMMTEELHLQLLGDFEDSQDIYLEFNLAEKLRGSFEEQAAQLQTATGAPWMTRNEARARVNLPQLDGGDELVTPLNVLTGGQASPTDSAPEPKTVLATAMRLLEGVAE is encoded by the coding sequence GTGGTCTCGCAAGGGGTCCTGGAATCGGTGCACCAGTACCAGACCGCGACCATTCCCGTGGGCGGGTCCATCATGCTCGCCGACGGACTCGCGCAGGACTACGCCACGATCTGGCGTACGCAGCCGCAGGTGCGCACGGTGGTCTCGTTCCTAGCGCGCAATATCGCGCAGCTCGGCATCCACGTGTACCGGCGTATGTCCGATGTGGACCGAGTGCGGATCACTGACCATCCGGTCGGGGAGCTGCTGTCCAAACCGAACGGGTTTACCACCCGGTACCGGCTTATCGAAGCCCTCGTGTCGGACCTGGCGATCTACGACAACGCGGTCCTGGCCAAAGTGGACACGCTCGGCCTCGTGCGGCTCGACCCGCGCTATGTCACCCCGATCTCGGCGAACCAGTTCACCGTGGAGACCTACCGATACCGGGGCACCACCGGCTACCGCGACCTCCCCGCCGAACAAGTGATCCACTTCCGGGGATACAACCCGGAAGACGGGCGGTGGGGCTGCTCGCCGATGGAGACGCTGCGCCGCACCCTGTCAGAGGAATACCAGGCCGGGCAGTACCGCGAGCAGTTGTGGCGCAACGGCGCCCGGCTCATGGGCTACCTCAAACGCCCGCTGGAAGCGCCGGAGTGGGGCGAGGCCGCGCGGGACCGGTTTCGCCGCTCGTGGCAGGCCCAATACACGGGCACCGGGGCGAAGGCCGGCGGAACCCCGATCCTGGAAGACGGAATGGACTTCGTGCCCGCGTCCGTGACGCCCGAAGCCGCCCAGTACATCGAAGCGCGCAAGCTCACCCGGGAAGAAGTCGCCGCCGCCTACCACATTCCGCTGCCGATGGTCGGAATCCTGGACCACGCGACGTTTTCCAACATCCAAGAGCAGCACAAGAACCTGTATCAGGACACGCTCGGGCCGTGGCTGACCATGATGACCGAGGAACTGCACCTCCAGTTGCTCGGTGACTTCGAGGACTCCCAGGACATCTACCTCGAATTCAACCTGGCCGAGAAGCTGCGCGGGTCCTTCGAGGAACAGGCCGCGCAGCTCCAGACAGCGACCGGCGCCCCGTGGATGACCCGCAACGAAGCCCGAGCCCGGGTGAATCTGCCGCAGCTCGACGGCGGCGACGAGCTGGTCACCCCGCTCAACGTCCTGACCGGCGGGCAAGCCTCGCCGACCGACAGCGCCCCGGAACCGAAGACCGTGCTGGCCACCGCCATGAGACTCCTGGAGGGCGTCGCGGAATGA
- a CDS encoding terminase large subunit has protein sequence MATKPTRSRAPAKRPPSRATLERLNISPEVGWYLHSRGIPLPDCPPAIKTPEGGARRGARFDPARVDRVLDVFARLRHTQGKWAGKPLAPDPWQIAYILAPVFGWVYRNEDGEWVRVTRRVYVDVPRKNGKTTLAGGFATYLTCADHEQGAQVYAVASGRDQARYCFDPVKQLAEKSPALSPYVKALQHRIIHQPSGSYFAVVSRLADVLHGANVAGAIIDELHVHKTPDLVEAVETGTGSRTQPLVFTITTADDGRTATIYARRRHYVEQLARGATRDTSMYGVVWAADREDDPFAEATWKRANPGYGVSPSKAYLENAAKEARNSPADLAKFLRLHLGIRTRQQTRYLDLEAWDRNASIVDERRLAGRVAYGGLDLASTSDLCALAWVFPDGQGGHDLLWRLWCPEGALDAIDKRTAGQAAVWVERGLLHVTPGDVADYDYIHSQINADREKFAVREIAYDPWNSSQLVSDLLGDGAPLVKMRQGFGSMSSPTKELQRLALEGTAELPRLRHGGNPAIRWQVDNLAVEMDAAGNVKPSKRNSGDKIDGVVALIMALDRAVHHTPPRRSAYDDNDLEIV, from the coding sequence GTGGCGACGAAGCCAACCCGTTCGCGGGCACCGGCTAAACGACCGCCGAGCCGAGCCACGCTCGAACGCCTGAACATCTCGCCGGAGGTCGGGTGGTACCTGCACTCGCGGGGCATCCCGCTGCCGGACTGCCCGCCCGCGATCAAGACCCCCGAAGGCGGCGCCCGCCGGGGCGCGCGGTTCGACCCGGCCCGGGTGGACCGCGTGCTCGACGTGTTCGCCCGGCTGCGCCACACGCAAGGGAAGTGGGCCGGTAAGCCACTCGCGCCGGACCCGTGGCAGATCGCCTACATCCTCGCGCCGGTCTTCGGATGGGTGTACCGCAACGAAGACGGCGAGTGGGTCCGCGTCACCCGCCGCGTTTACGTTGACGTGCCGAGGAAAAACGGCAAGACCACCTTGGCCGGAGGGTTCGCCACCTACCTCACCTGTGCCGACCACGAGCAGGGCGCGCAGGTGTACGCCGTCGCTTCGGGCCGGGATCAGGCGCGGTACTGCTTCGATCCGGTTAAGCAGCTCGCCGAGAAGTCCCCGGCGCTCTCGCCGTACGTGAAGGCGTTGCAGCACCGGATCATTCACCAGCCCTCGGGCTCGTACTTCGCGGTCGTGTCCAGATTGGCCGATGTGCTCCACGGCGCGAACGTCGCGGGCGCGATCATCGACGAACTGCACGTCCACAAGACCCCGGACCTCGTGGAAGCCGTGGAGACCGGTACCGGGTCCCGCACGCAGCCGCTGGTGTTCACGATCACCACGGCCGACGACGGCCGGACCGCGACGATCTACGCCCGGCGCCGTCACTACGTCGAGCAGCTCGCGCGCGGGGCGACGCGGGACACCTCGATGTATGGGGTGGTGTGGGCCGCTGACCGCGAGGACGACCCGTTCGCCGAGGCCACCTGGAAGCGCGCGAACCCGGGATACGGGGTGTCGCCGTCGAAGGCGTACCTGGAGAACGCGGCCAAGGAGGCACGCAACTCTCCGGCGGACCTGGCGAAGTTCCTGCGCCTGCACCTGGGAATCCGTACCCGGCAGCAGACCCGGTACCTCGATCTGGAGGCGTGGGATCGCAACGCGTCCATCGTGGACGAACGGCGGCTCGCCGGACGGGTGGCTTACGGCGGGCTCGACCTCGCGTCCACGAGCGACCTATGCGCGCTGGCGTGGGTGTTCCCCGACGGCCAGGGTGGGCACGACCTGTTGTGGCGGCTGTGGTGCCCGGAAGGCGCGCTCGACGCCATCGACAAGCGCACCGCTGGCCAGGCTGCGGTGTGGGTCGAGCGCGGCTTGCTGCACGTGACCCCGGGCGATGTCGCCGACTACGACTACATCCACAGCCAGATCAACGCCGACCGCGAGAAGTTCGCGGTCCGGGAGATCGCCTACGACCCGTGGAACTCCAGCCAGCTCGTCTCGGACCTGCTCGGCGACGGCGCGCCGCTGGTGAAGATGCGCCAGGGCTTCGGGTCCATGTCCTCGCCGACCAAGGAACTTCAACGCCTGGCGTTGGAGGGCACGGCCGAACTGCCGCGTCTGCGGCACGGCGGGAACCCGGCGATCCGCTGGCAGGTCGACAACCTGGCGGTCGAGATGGACGCGGCCGGGAACGTGAAGCCGTCCAAACGCAACTCCGGCGACAAAATCGACGGCGTGGTGGCGCTGATCATGGCGCTCGACCGCGCGGTCCACCACACCCCGCCACGCCGATCGGCCTACGACGACAACGACCTCGAAATCGTGTGA
- a CDS encoding phage terminase small subunit P27 family encodes MGRRGVPPKPTALRIIEGDPHTERYNHHEPIPRGGRPECPDDVADAVREIWDYTVSELEAMGIAHACDRDTLMCYCEAVVAHRRASAVVAKTGVIQKGLHGGYVRNPALVIQRDSAHVIRAFAQEFGLTPSARTRIEQKDGAGRGDEANPFAGTG; translated from the coding sequence ATGGGACGCCGAGGCGTACCGCCCAAGCCGACCGCGCTGCGCATCATCGAAGGCGACCCGCACACCGAGCGGTACAACCACCACGAGCCGATCCCGCGCGGCGGGCGGCCGGAGTGTCCGGACGATGTGGCCGATGCCGTGCGGGAGATCTGGGACTACACGGTCTCCGAGCTGGAGGCGATGGGCATCGCGCACGCCTGCGACCGGGACACGCTGATGTGCTACTGCGAAGCCGTGGTCGCGCACCGCCGCGCCTCCGCGGTCGTCGCCAAGACCGGGGTGATCCAGAAAGGACTGCACGGTGGCTACGTGCGGAACCCGGCCCTGGTCATCCAGCGCGACAGCGCGCACGTGATCCGCGCGTTCGCGCAGGAGTTCGGCCTCACCCCGTCGGCCCGGACCCGGATTGAGCAGAAGGACGGGGCTGGCCGTGGCGACGAAGCCAACCCGTTCGCGGGCACCGGCTAA
- the folE gene encoding GTP cyclohydrolase I, translating to MTTDLAAGIRSWLTHRGLDPDDPNLADTPERVVRAWAELTAGYDQDPAAVLERTFPVERSDGMIAVTGVPFTSCCAHHLMPFTGTATIAYLPVAGAPVVGLSKLPRLLDIFAHRLQVQEQLTYQVTDALDTYLKTEGSACLVRAEHGCMTQRGVRKPGAAMLTTSVTGRFATEPELRAHLMAVHQGG from the coding sequence ATGACCACCGACCTCGCTGCCGGGATTCGATCCTGGCTGACGCACCGCGGGCTCGACCCCGACGACCCGAACCTTGCCGACACCCCCGAGCGGGTGGTCCGAGCGTGGGCCGAGCTGACCGCCGGGTACGACCAGGACCCGGCCGCCGTGCTGGAACGGACGTTCCCCGTCGAACGCTCGGACGGCATGATCGCCGTGACCGGGGTGCCGTTCACGAGCTGCTGCGCGCACCACCTCATGCCCTTCACCGGCACCGCGACCATCGCCTACCTGCCGGTCGCAGGGGCACCGGTGGTCGGGCTGTCGAAACTTCCGCGCCTGCTCGACATTTTCGCGCACCGGCTCCAGGTGCAGGAGCAGCTGACCTACCAGGTCACCGACGCCCTGGACACCTACCTCAAGACCGAGGGCTCGGCGTGCCTGGTGCGGGCCGAGCACGGATGCATGACCCAGCGCGGGGTCCGCAAGCCCGGCGCCGCGATGCTCACTACGTCGGTGACCGGTCGCTTCGCGACAGAGCCCGAGTTGCGGGCGCACCTGATGGCCGTGCACCAGGGAGGCTGA
- a CDS encoding 7-carboxy-7-deazaguanine synthase QueE → MTSTTSPATSDTLVTSEVFGPTLQGEGPSAGRRASFIRLGACNLSCSWCDTPYTWDGSRFDLRTELARRPVQDIVDRALVGDPGLVVISGGEPLLHQHQPAWKELLRKLARSAEIEIETNGTIAPAGATLHYEPFALRYNVSPKLKHSGDPEHRRIRPEVLERFSDSARVAWKFVCATPADVDEAAELVDRYELVGPVWISPEGTTAKTVLIHTKLLADHVIKRGFNLGTRLHVLAWGNERRR, encoded by the coding sequence GTGACCAGCACGACGTCTCCAGCCACATCGGACACGCTCGTCACCAGCGAGGTGTTCGGTCCCACGCTCCAGGGCGAGGGGCCTTCCGCCGGCAGACGCGCGAGCTTCATCCGCCTCGGGGCATGCAACCTCTCGTGCTCGTGGTGCGACACCCCCTATACGTGGGACGGTTCCCGCTTCGACCTGCGCACCGAGCTGGCACGCCGACCGGTGCAGGACATTGTGGACCGCGCGCTCGTCGGCGATCCCGGGCTCGTGGTGATTTCCGGTGGCGAGCCGCTGCTGCACCAGCACCAGCCCGCGTGGAAGGAACTGCTGCGCAAGCTCGCCCGGTCTGCGGAAATCGAGATCGAGACCAACGGCACGATCGCACCGGCCGGAGCGACGCTTCACTACGAGCCGTTCGCGCTGCGGTACAACGTCTCGCCGAAGCTCAAGCACTCCGGCGACCCTGAACACCGGCGGATCAGGCCCGAGGTGCTGGAACGGTTCTCCGACTCCGCGCGAGTGGCCTGGAAGTTCGTGTGCGCCACACCAGCTGATGTGGACGAAGCCGCCGAGCTGGTCGACCGCTACGAACTGGTCGGGCCGGTGTGGATCTCGCCCGAGGGCACCACCGCCAAGACCGTCCTGATCCACACCAAGCTCCTCGCGGACCACGTGATCAAGCGGGGCTTCAACCTCGGCACCCGGCTGCATGTGCTGGCCTGGGGCAACGAAAGGCGCCGATGA
- a CDS encoding 6-pyruvoyl trahydropterin synthase family protein: MASTVTISHNFESAHRLPHLPGKCVSLHGHSWWAEVTVTALAPDAAGIVVEFGPFKKVLRGWIDEHFDHGVLLGTDDPLVPLLRAQDCKVYELIGWPTVENVAAHLAEVADELLATVDHAYSARVTRVEVRETHVNRAGWCA, from the coding sequence ATGGCCAGTACCGTCACCATCAGCCACAACTTCGAGTCGGCGCACCGGTTGCCGCACCTGCCGGGCAAGTGCGTCTCGTTGCACGGGCATTCCTGGTGGGCCGAGGTGACGGTGACCGCGCTGGCCCCGGACGCGGCCGGGATCGTCGTGGAGTTCGGCCCGTTCAAGAAAGTACTGCGCGGCTGGATCGACGAGCACTTCGACCACGGTGTCCTGCTCGGCACGGACGACCCGCTGGTCCCGCTGCTGCGCGCCCAGGACTGCAAGGTCTACGAACTGATCGGCTGGCCGACCGTGGAAAACGTCGCCGCCCACCTGGCCGAGGTCGCGGACGAGCTGCTGGCCACTGTGGATCACGCCTACAGCGCGCGGGTGACTCGGGTCGAGGTCCGCGAGACGCACGTGAACCGGGCCGGGTGGTGTGCGTGA
- a CDS encoding pentapeptide repeat-containing protein: MPQVQPPPPTKAPNPRWMWVAALGSITVAAAVTYWLWRSTPEVRGAFEVGWKIGAGVLAIYATWLGARRISLSEREHQRQLAADDHNRRHAEALLTRQMAADEALRQDAIARQITDLSSKASEQLGSDRPSVRIGGLTDLERLAQSHPALRQTVVDRICAYLRASVTADDGESEWDVRETAQKILRRHLCSAIESTYWENISLNLRGAHLLDFDLRLSTTLSCDFDNASFDGETVFEGSLFGSASFVGAKFNGTCFWTKAEFTSHANFTECSFSDVAGFHATHFTHEAQFRLAQFNRVHFSNAIFDMRADFRQASFSGTSTYYGTVFEDFVDFYGSTSEVIEFGDTLFKGTADFRRVKFAPPTLFQGVKFDSTPMFDPPTTDTRNKFEFTQSFVRARESKYQSKSRGLPQGWTLDTTPGSKYREIIRSSADEDY; encoded by the coding sequence GTGCCGCAGGTGCAGCCACCGCCACCAACCAAGGCGCCGAATCCACGCTGGATGTGGGTTGCTGCGCTGGGCAGCATCACTGTGGCCGCCGCGGTAACGTACTGGCTGTGGCGCAGCACTCCCGAAGTCCGCGGCGCTTTTGAGGTTGGCTGGAAAATCGGCGCAGGCGTCTTGGCAATCTATGCGACATGGCTAGGAGCTCGCCGAATTTCCCTGAGCGAGCGCGAGCATCAGCGGCAGCTCGCTGCCGACGATCACAATCGCCGCCACGCCGAAGCGCTCCTAACGAGACAGATGGCCGCCGATGAAGCGTTGCGCCAAGACGCGATCGCTCGACAGATCACGGACCTGTCTTCCAAAGCTAGCGAGCAATTAGGTAGCGACCGTCCATCTGTGCGCATTGGGGGCCTAACAGACCTTGAGCGCCTGGCGCAGTCACATCCGGCTCTACGCCAGACCGTCGTTGACCGAATATGCGCTTACCTGCGCGCTTCCGTGACAGCCGATGACGGAGAGAGCGAGTGGGACGTTCGAGAAACAGCCCAGAAGATTCTTCGGCGACATCTTTGTTCCGCCATAGAATCGACTTACTGGGAAAACATAAGCTTAAATCTCCGGGGCGCACACTTGTTGGACTTTGATCTAAGACTAAGCACCACACTGTCGTGCGACTTCGACAATGCGTCATTCGACGGAGAAACGGTGTTCGAGGGCTCACTATTTGGATCAGCGTCGTTCGTTGGAGCAAAATTCAACGGTACCTGCTTTTGGACGAAAGCCGAATTTACCAGCCACGCAAACTTTACCGAGTGCAGTTTCTCGGACGTAGCCGGGTTCCATGCAACCCACTTCACACATGAGGCCCAATTTCGACTGGCGCAATTTAATAGAGTCCACTTCTCAAATGCAATATTCGACATGAGAGCAGACTTCAGACAAGCAAGTTTTAGTGGGACTTCAACTTACTACGGTACAGTATTCGAAGATTTCGTCGATTTCTATGGCTCCACTTCGGAAGTTATAGAGTTTGGCGACACCCTTTTCAAGGGGACAGCAGACTTTCGCCGCGTCAAATTCGCACCTCCGACACTATTCCAGGGCGTGAAGTTTGATTCAACTCCCATGTTTGACCCGCCTACAACTGACACGCGGAACAAGTTTGAATTTACACAATCGTTCGTCAGAGCACGCGAAAGTAAATATCAATCGAAATCACGTGGATTGCCGCAGGGATGGACGCTCGACACCACGCCAGGAAGTAAATATCGCGAGATTATCCGAAGCTCAGCCGACGAGGATTATTGA
- a CDS encoding helix-turn-helix domain-containing protein → MSHDPWPWPGDSPLDRARRVARTYREALLRDAPETCAELDDRCRDLGQSWVVPKPLTFGQDDLLDADEVAEMCDVRPGTVRQWRRRGLPTVDTVDGVRYRVADVLAYHADRRIRRANMAVNPDMTRDS, encoded by the coding sequence GTGAGCCATGATCCGTGGCCGTGGCCCGGCGACAGCCCGCTCGACCGGGCTCGCCGGGTCGCCCGCACCTACCGCGAGGCGCTGCTGCGCGACGCACCCGAGACCTGCGCCGAACTCGACGACCGGTGCCGGGACCTCGGGCAGAGCTGGGTGGTTCCGAAGCCCTTGACCTTCGGGCAGGACGACTTGCTCGACGCCGACGAGGTGGCCGAGATGTGCGACGTGCGGCCGGGCACCGTGCGGCAGTGGCGCCGCCGGGGTTTGCCCACAGTGGACACTGTGGACGGTGTGCGGTACCGCGTAGCCGACGTGCTGGCCTACCACGCCGATCGCCGCATCCGGCGCGCCAACATGGCCGTAAACCCTGATATGACAAGGGATTCTTGA